Proteins from a single region of Paraglaciecola sp. T6c:
- a CDS encoding TonB-dependent receptor produces the protein MATQSRNFIQQRIYRAMQGAWNNRATTLSAVLLASSLAGAPAALAQQAGGIKGKVETQATDISVNDVTVTASSNVMPKPRTVKTKADGSYVLPALKPGKYTLTFTSADGTVRQTQVDVLLDQTSNVDVAFEAAPADSTEVIQIIGSRISREGDSSLTNSLGEDVLSRVPIGQDYRSLLAIIPGVQYSENATLGPNSGGSGRDNKYGYDGVDVSLPMYGNLASEPSTQDIAFVSIDRGGAKAIGFNRAGGLAINTLSKSGTNEFHASVEYRIEPASLSADRDTTEGTDANFDEDKTWMSANVSGALIEDELYFYGSYFGPEITRDNKETAYGPTKQYESDRDEYFGKLTWAPTEDLLFNVSYRTSDKDVVGDSVGTKSTDSTSEGSSVSQDIFTFDGSYIIDDYTTLTFQYSDFKNENSSRPDTNFSGVIPSIGGTLDVNNLDQQGSFTVPNVKTDEGFDAETAQALIDTYGYTDDAGVLTGGGNIGGASLINNQDFSRKSFEVALDHEMELGNTVHNIHIGGQWKESEEVLTRLSNGWGSISYNGGLGVDTDFETDEAIYYSATVYSNSLNGEENLNPLTSTSEVINIEVNDTIEHGDFTYNVGFLFSNDTLYGQGLRENSANASGYEVAPGNKYKMYELDFMDMIQPRLGITWAYNGRDTVFANFASYNPDTTSLARAASWDRNNQSTQVVYFDADGAFIGNTEANGSSGKLFQDDMDARRTDEITIGMTKYISNEFFVRTHLRQREASHAWEDQPNNARTYGDYGPFGGVPENLRDKGLFIPDLAEQYSSMGLSASDGSYVIAELDGAENTYYEWSIEGDYTGDNYYLNVSYVWSHYYGNYDQDVTSTASDGNLFVGSSNLGDGRGRMLWDGKSGTLNGDRPHVLKALGYYTTDWNADIGFNFVFQSGDVWEEWDGGAYGYSSSTIRYSEPAGSRRESSHWQLDLNYAQAFNITEDLELQFKADVFNVFDRQTGYNYQPILSSATFGEARNLINPRRVQLSVSLNY, from the coding sequence ATGGCAACACAATCTAGAAATTTCATACAACAACGGATTTACCGTGCCATGCAAGGTGCATGGAACAATCGCGCAACCACTCTCTCAGCTGTACTACTAGCAAGCTCTCTAGCTGGTGCTCCTGCAGCATTAGCACAGCAAGCCGGTGGCATTAAAGGTAAGGTTGAAACGCAAGCGACTGATATTTCGGTAAACGATGTCACTGTCACCGCATCAAGTAACGTGATGCCAAAACCTAGAACGGTTAAAACAAAAGCGGATGGTAGCTATGTTTTACCGGCTCTTAAGCCTGGTAAATACACCCTGACCTTCACCTCTGCTGATGGCACAGTTCGTCAAACCCAAGTCGACGTATTGTTAGACCAAACATCTAACGTTGATGTGGCATTTGAAGCAGCACCTGCTGATAGCACCGAGGTGATTCAAATTATCGGCTCTCGCATCAGCCGCGAAGGAGACTCTTCATTAACTAATTCTTTGGGCGAAGACGTTTTATCTCGCGTACCCATTGGTCAAGACTACCGCTCTTTGCTCGCCATTATTCCTGGTGTGCAGTATTCAGAAAATGCCACTCTTGGCCCTAACTCTGGCGGTTCTGGCCGAGATAACAAATACGGTTATGATGGGGTAGACGTATCATTACCCATGTACGGTAACCTTGCATCTGAACCATCAACCCAAGATATTGCGTTCGTATCAATCGACCGTGGGGGCGCTAAAGCAATCGGCTTTAACCGCGCAGGTGGTTTAGCAATCAACACCTTGTCTAAATCAGGCACTAACGAGTTTCATGCCAGTGTAGAATATCGTATCGAGCCTGCAAGCTTATCCGCCGATCGTGATACAACTGAAGGTACAGATGCGAATTTTGATGAAGACAAAACGTGGATGAGCGCCAATGTTAGCGGCGCATTGATTGAAGATGAATTGTATTTTTATGGTTCATACTTCGGCCCTGAGATAACACGCGATAATAAAGAAACGGCGTATGGACCGACCAAGCAATACGAAAGTGATCGTGATGAATATTTCGGTAAATTAACTTGGGCACCTACCGAAGACTTATTGTTTAACGTCAGCTACAGAACCTCTGATAAAGACGTTGTCGGCGACTCAGTAGGAACCAAGTCTACTGATTCCACTTCAGAAGGTAGCTCGGTATCACAAGACATTTTTACGTTCGACGGTTCATATATTATCGACGACTATACGACGTTAACCTTCCAATACAGTGATTTTAAGAACGAGAACTCTAGCCGCCCTGATACTAATTTCTCAGGTGTTATCCCATCTATTGGTGGCACGCTTGATGTGAATAATCTTGATCAGCAAGGTTCATTTACCGTACCGAACGTTAAAACAGATGAAGGTTTTGATGCAGAAACAGCTCAAGCATTAATCGATACCTATGGTTATACCGATGATGCAGGCGTATTAACGGGTGGCGGTAATATTGGTGGCGCTTCACTTATTAATAATCAAGATTTCTCTCGTAAGAGCTTTGAAGTTGCTCTTGACCACGAAATGGAGCTAGGCAATACCGTTCACAATATTCATATTGGTGGACAGTGGAAAGAAAGCGAAGAAGTGCTCACTCGACTGTCAAATGGTTGGGGTTCAATCAGCTATAACGGCGGGTTGGGTGTAGATACCGACTTTGAAACAGACGAAGCTATCTATTACAGCGCAACAGTATATTCCAACAGTTTAAATGGTGAAGAAAACTTAAATCCGCTAACGTCAACATCAGAAGTCATCAACATTGAAGTGAATGATACCATTGAGCACGGTGACTTCACTTACAACGTTGGTTTCTTGTTTAGCAACGATACTTTGTACGGACAAGGTCTAAGAGAAAACTCAGCGAATGCATCAGGTTACGAAGTCGCTCCTGGCAACAAGTACAAAATGTATGAGCTTGATTTTATGGACATGATCCAACCTAGACTCGGCATCACTTGGGCCTATAACGGTCGCGATACCGTGTTTGCTAACTTCGCGAGTTATAACCCAGATACTACCTCACTAGCCCGCGCGGCCTCATGGGATCGCAACAACCAATCAACCCAAGTAGTTTATTTTGATGCGGACGGTGCGTTTATTGGTAATACCGAAGCAAACGGTTCATCAGGTAAGTTATTCCAAGATGACATGGATGCACGTCGCACGGACGAAATCACTATTGGTATGACGAAATACATATCAAACGAATTCTTCGTTCGCACCCATTTACGTCAGCGCGAGGCCTCACATGCGTGGGAAGATCAGCCTAACAATGCCCGCACTTATGGCGATTACGGCCCGTTTGGTGGCGTACCTGAAAACTTGCGCGATAAAGGCTTGTTTATTCCTGATTTAGCTGAGCAATATTCCAGCATGGGACTATCTGCAAGTGACGGTAGCTATGTTATTGCCGAACTAGATGGCGCTGAAAACACCTACTACGAGTGGAGCATCGAAGGTGATTACACCGGCGACAATTACTACTTGAACGTGTCTTATGTATGGAGCCACTACTACGGTAACTATGACCAAGACGTCACTAGCACAGCGTCTGACGGTAACTTGTTTGTTGGCTCATCTAACTTAGGTGATGGTCGCGGTCGCATGTTGTGGGATGGCAAGTCAGGCACTTTAAATGGTGACCGTCCTCATGTATTAAAAGCATTGGGTTACTACACAACAGATTGGAACGCTGACATCGGTTTTAACTTTGTCTTCCAATCTGGCGATGTTTGGGAAGAGTGGGACGGTGGCGCTTATGGTTATTCAAGCTCTACTATTCGTTACTCTGAACCTGCTGGCAGCCGTCGTGAATCAAGCCATTGGCAGTTAGACTTAAACTACGCCCAAGCCTTCAATATTACCGAAGACTTAGAGCTTCAGTTTAAAGCCGATGTGTTTAACGTTTTCGACAGACAGACGGGTTATAACTATCAACCCATTCTTTCTAGCGCCACCTTTGGTGAGGCACGAAACTTAATTAACCCTCGCCGTGTTCAACTTTCGGTTAGCCTAAACTACTAA
- a CDS encoding MurR/RpiR family transcriptional regulator, giving the protein MSTFTKIKAIKDTLSNSELKLAKFVLSSSNAVRDLSSQELANVVGVSQSSVVKFAQKLGYKGYPAFKLGVIDALNSTASEGNLHGKITLNDSFKQVSEKLLSSKVAVLTETKNLNEEAAFHQAVELLKSAKRILICGLGGSALVGKDFSYKLQKLGMLAIEEPDMHAQLAFAATLSENDLVFAISESGSTREIVNVVKQAKQNSCKVITVTRYGATPVSDLADIKLYSVAEEESARLSSIMARTAQEFIIDILFIAITQSSRQGRQLLEKTNSVVSDFRQSS; this is encoded by the coding sequence ATGTCTACTTTCACAAAAATAAAAGCCATTAAAGATACCCTTTCTAATAGCGAATTAAAGCTCGCTAAATTTGTACTTAGTTCATCAAATGCAGTAAGGGATCTGTCATCTCAAGAACTCGCGAATGTCGTTGGCGTCAGTCAATCTAGTGTGGTGAAATTCGCCCAAAAGCTTGGATACAAAGGGTATCCAGCGTTCAAGCTAGGGGTAATAGACGCATTAAATTCAACTGCGAGTGAGGGCAATCTACACGGTAAAATCACCCTCAATGACAGCTTCAAACAAGTGTCAGAAAAGCTACTTAGCAGCAAAGTCGCAGTATTAACCGAGACTAAAAACCTTAATGAAGAAGCCGCGTTTCACCAAGCTGTGGAATTACTCAAATCAGCTAAGCGCATTTTGATTTGTGGCTTAGGTGGTTCAGCTCTGGTAGGGAAAGACTTCTCCTATAAGCTGCAAAAACTTGGCATGTTAGCCATTGAAGAGCCTGATATGCACGCCCAGTTGGCCTTTGCTGCTACCTTGTCTGAAAACGATTTGGTGTTTGCCATCAGCGAATCCGGCAGTACCCGTGAAATTGTCAATGTAGTGAAACAGGCCAAGCAAAACAGCTGTAAAGTGATCACGGTAACTCGCTATGGCGCAACGCCGGTATCTGATCTTGCAGATATCAAACTATATTCAGTAGCAGAAGAAGAGTCAGCGCGTTTGTCATCGATAATGGCCCGTACTGCTCAAGAGTTTATTATCGACATATTGTTTATTGCGATCACTCAATCATCAAGACAAGGTCGCCAATTACTTGAGAAAACGAACTCAGTGGTCAGTGACTTTAGGCAATCTTCTTAA
- a CDS encoding glycoside hydrolase family 3 protein, which yields MGFRPLRLCFVVFFVIACISCTSKPSIDPKIEALVAQKLMLDIRYFCDENELDATTQRCTTPVTTLPDDLKEMIADTGVGGIILFANNLVDTEQMLRLNRDLQAASASGGHSPLLISIDQEGGRVVRIPQNISTAFSGNMAIGATYAEHGTHFATLSGDVIAKELAVLGFNVNFAPSVDVNVNPENPVINVRSFGEDPQVVAELGLAQMQAMQQNGIIAALKHFPGHGDTSTDSHSGLPLVEHDLHKIKAVDLAPFQYAIDNGDPGMIMTAHIQYPALDSSTFTATDGSKTILPATMSRAILTDLLRDQMGFRGVIITDALDMAAIAHFYEPTQAVLQTFKAGTDIALMPLAIRTAQDIPKLKKMIADLAYAVQIGDVTLAEIETSVARIQTLKHNYIPSNTAQLSPAKALARAQSILAAPAHLKIEQDLADNAIVAIKNQQAWPISQSTKRIHLVMPDKSKCMAMTTALTDALNTFDPRPELTMSCASLVSEPTDNLLALQRDAQLVIYTDITPQQSLVEMGGMDDIIDWRSRPNKEALDAKLLTLLKDIKPHQKSLMVSMRTPYAVTQYADYLDGILATFAYNTQVTEQLDENGAARAHYEGPIYRALANILFGNQQASGSLPVSIGKIQH from the coding sequence ATGGGCTTTAGGCCGTTGCGTTTGTGTTTTGTCGTTTTCTTCGTTATCGCTTGTATTTCATGCACAAGCAAACCATCAATCGATCCTAAAATTGAAGCCTTAGTTGCGCAAAAACTGATGCTCGATATTCGCTATTTCTGTGATGAAAACGAGCTTGATGCAACCACACAGCGCTGCACTACACCTGTCACCACGTTACCCGATGACCTTAAAGAAATGATTGCTGACACAGGTGTAGGCGGCATAATCTTATTTGCCAATAACTTGGTCGACACAGAACAAATGCTTCGCCTGAATCGTGACTTGCAAGCAGCCTCAGCCAGTGGCGGGCACTCTCCACTGCTTATCTCTATCGATCAAGAAGGCGGGCGCGTGGTGCGCATCCCGCAAAATATTAGTACTGCATTTAGCGGCAATATGGCCATTGGTGCCACATACGCCGAACATGGAACACACTTTGCCACGCTTAGCGGTGATGTGATTGCTAAAGAGTTAGCCGTACTGGGTTTTAACGTTAATTTTGCTCCTTCAGTTGATGTAAACGTCAATCCAGAAAACCCTGTGATAAACGTGCGCTCATTCGGGGAAGACCCACAAGTGGTGGCTGAACTGGGATTAGCTCAAATGCAGGCAATGCAACAAAACGGCATTATTGCTGCGCTGAAACACTTTCCTGGGCACGGGGATACCAGCACCGATAGTCACTCGGGCTTACCCTTGGTTGAACATGACTTACACAAAATAAAAGCGGTAGATTTAGCGCCATTTCAATACGCCATTGATAATGGCGATCCGGGCATGATCATGACGGCACATATTCAATACCCAGCCCTTGATAGCTCAACATTTACTGCCACTGACGGCAGCAAGACAATACTACCGGCTACCATGTCTCGGGCAATTTTAACCGACTTGCTCAGAGACCAAATGGGCTTTCGGGGCGTGATCATCACAGATGCGTTAGATATGGCCGCCATCGCCCATTTTTATGAGCCTACCCAAGCGGTATTGCAAACATTCAAGGCGGGTACTGACATCGCACTAATGCCACTGGCTATTCGCACTGCACAGGACATTCCTAAGCTTAAAAAAATGATTGCTGATCTAGCTTATGCCGTTCAAATTGGCGACGTAACGTTAGCTGAAATAGAGACGTCAGTAGCGCGTATTCAAACCTTAAAACACAATTATATTCCGTCTAATACTGCCCAGTTATCCCCAGCCAAAGCACTCGCTCGGGCGCAAAGTATATTGGCTGCGCCTGCTCATCTAAAAATAGAGCAAGACTTAGCGGATAACGCCATTGTGGCGATTAAAAATCAGCAAGCATGGCCGATAAGCCAATCCACTAAGCGCATTCATCTCGTCATGCCAGACAAGAGTAAATGCATGGCCATGACAACTGCACTAACTGATGCACTTAACACATTTGACCCACGGCCTGAACTGACAATGAGCTGTGCCAGCTTAGTGAGCGAGCCAACAGATAACCTTCTTGCCCTACAGCGTGACGCACAATTAGTGATTTACACCGATATTACCCCGCAGCAAAGCTTGGTTGAAATGGGGGGAATGGACGATATTATTGATTGGCGCTCAAGACCGAATAAAGAAGCGCTGGATGCCAAGCTTCTCACCTTACTGAAAGACATTAAACCCCATCAAAAATCGCTTATGGTGAGTATGCGCACCCCTTATGCAGTGACCCAGTACGCAGATTATCTGGATGGCATTTTGGCGACCTTTGCTTATAACACCCAAGTTACTGAGCAATTAGATGAAAACGGAGCAGCCCGTGCCCACTACGAAGGTCCTATTTATCGCGCTTTGGCCAATATTCTGTTCGGTAATCAACAGGCCTCGGGATCGCTGCCAGTTAGCATTGGTAAGATTCAGCATTAA
- the pbp4b gene encoding penicillin binding protein PBP4B, with protein MKKRITSWQRSVLICLLTVAIVSCATLPISEMPSKNFSHRVKFLVMHFTAIDYQKSVHALVDEGGLSAHYLIPESNDPSYPKDSLEILKLVDEDKRAWHAGNSVWQGRSELNDSSIGIEIVNVPECHFDKEANTTSEHGENRLCVFPDYDPKQIELLIALSQQILARNPDISPTKVVGHSDIAPSRKNDPGPRFPWFELYQAGIGAWYENETFEAYWQRFNQYQPNIGLIQSALRAYGYNVLETGIRDEQTSNVISAFQMHFLPWQVTGKADSKTAAAVFALLDKYFPKKAKKLMARYIDEQVAESTEPMAIKQGQVDEVFPMQERSTRQWVNDRERFKAYQGRGEIQINSQGAEQADIYVNGQKLNIAQPFAPNERYQYSLKRRTKDGTNTLRVENILPEGSELKVTIPSPILMDTSTSQHNRFAQVDALIQRDINNGFPGAVLLVVKDGEIVKRTAYGDARQYADGGELLPESQKMQVDTLFDIASNTKMFATNLALMKLVSAGKLDVNAPIQRYMPDYKGGGRETRLVRDLLTHTAGYAPQVRFFTPENGVSKSLYSQNPQRTDQLLLNRVPFAMGRNVKAVYSDTDYMLLGMLVERITGMGLDAYVEHQIYQPLGLSNTLFNPLLKGRAKGEFAATEIQGNSRGGRVNFDNMREYVLQGEVHDEKAFYSLGGVAGHAGLFSTVDDLAVLGQLLLNGGGYGKTQIFDEAVLQQFIKPEERNDSYGLGWRRAGHGQSKWHFGPYASAQAYGHTGWTGTVSVIDPKYDLAIFLLTNARHSKVQEDESGHVEFAGKTFETGKYGSVISLVYEAILDSK; from the coding sequence ATGAAAAAACGTATTACGAGTTGGCAGCGATCTGTCTTGATATGCTTATTAACGGTAGCCATCGTCAGTTGTGCGACCCTACCGATTAGTGAAATGCCCTCAAAAAACTTTAGCCATCGGGTAAAGTTTCTAGTGATGCATTTTACCGCTATTGATTATCAAAAATCGGTTCACGCATTGGTGGATGAAGGCGGATTGAGTGCTCATTATCTTATCCCTGAATCTAATGATCCCAGTTATCCTAAAGACTCGTTAGAAATTCTCAAATTAGTAGATGAAGACAAACGTGCTTGGCATGCTGGTAACAGCGTGTGGCAAGGGCGCAGCGAATTAAATGATTCATCCATAGGCATCGAAATAGTCAATGTGCCTGAATGCCACTTTGACAAAGAGGCCAATACAACCTCTGAGCACGGCGAGAACCGCTTATGCGTATTTCCCGATTACGACCCGAAGCAAATCGAGCTATTAATTGCCTTAAGCCAACAAATACTGGCCCGTAATCCAGACATATCGCCTACTAAAGTGGTGGGGCACTCAGATATCGCCCCGTCGCGTAAAAACGATCCAGGCCCAAGGTTTCCTTGGTTTGAGCTGTACCAAGCTGGGATAGGTGCTTGGTATGAAAACGAGACTTTTGAGGCCTATTGGCAGCGTTTTAATCAGTACCAACCGAATATTGGTCTAATACAAAGTGCTTTACGTGCCTATGGCTACAATGTGCTGGAAACGGGCATACGTGATGAACAAACAAGCAATGTGATCAGTGCGTTTCAAATGCACTTCTTACCCTGGCAAGTGACCGGTAAAGCAGACAGTAAAACCGCCGCCGCTGTGTTTGCCTTACTCGATAAATACTTCCCTAAAAAAGCCAAAAAATTGATGGCCCGCTACATTGACGAGCAAGTGGCTGAGTCAACAGAGCCGATGGCGATAAAGCAGGGGCAAGTGGATGAAGTATTCCCCATGCAGGAACGCAGTACTCGGCAATGGGTAAACGACCGTGAACGTTTTAAAGCGTACCAGGGGCGGGGTGAGATTCAGATTAATAGTCAAGGTGCAGAGCAAGCTGATATCTACGTTAATGGGCAAAAACTCAATATAGCGCAACCCTTTGCGCCAAACGAACGGTACCAGTACAGCTTGAAGCGTCGTACCAAAGACGGCACTAACACCTTGCGCGTAGAGAATATTTTACCAGAGGGCAGCGAGCTCAAAGTGACTATTCCGTCACCTATCCTAATGGACACCAGCACGTCTCAGCACAATCGTTTTGCTCAAGTCGATGCACTTATTCAGCGAGATATCAATAACGGATTCCCCGGTGCGGTATTGTTGGTGGTAAAAGACGGGGAAATCGTAAAACGAACCGCATACGGTGATGCGCGACAATACGCTGATGGAGGAGAGTTGCTCCCCGAGTCGCAGAAAATGCAGGTCGATACGCTTTTTGATATTGCTTCGAACACAAAAATGTTTGCTACCAACTTGGCCTTGATGAAGCTGGTAAGCGCAGGCAAATTAGACGTCAATGCGCCTATTCAGCGCTACATGCCAGACTATAAAGGTGGCGGGCGAGAAACGCGTTTAGTGCGCGATTTACTCACCCATACCGCTGGTTACGCCCCTCAAGTGCGGTTTTTTACGCCTGAAAATGGCGTCAGTAAGAGCTTGTATTCCCAGAACCCACAGCGAACGGATCAGTTACTGCTAAACCGTGTGCCATTTGCCATGGGGCGCAATGTTAAAGCGGTATACAGTGACACTGACTATATGTTACTGGGCATGTTGGTTGAGCGTATTACGGGAATGGGACTAGATGCCTACGTTGAGCATCAGATTTATCAACCATTGGGGTTGAGCAATACCTTATTTAACCCGCTATTAAAGGGCCGAGCAAAAGGTGAATTTGCCGCCACCGAAATACAAGGCAATAGCCGGGGTGGTCGTGTCAACTTCGATAATATGCGCGAGTATGTGTTGCAGGGTGAAGTGCATGATGAAAAAGCCTTTTATTCACTTGGCGGTGTAGCAGGTCATGCTGGGTTGTTTTCTACCGTAGACGATTTAGCCGTGCTGGGGCAGTTGTTATTGAACGGTGGTGGCTACGGCAAAACTCAAATCTTTGATGAAGCAGTGTTACAGCAGTTTATTAAGCCAGAAGAGCGGAACGACAGTTATGGACTTGGCTGGCGCCGAGCAGGCCATGGCCAAAGCAAATGGCATTTCGGTCCTTACGCTAGTGCTCAGGCTTATGGTCATACGGGCTGGACAGGCACCGTATCAGTGATTGACCCCAAATATGACTTGGCTATTTTCTTGCTCACCAATGCACGGCACTCAAAAGTGCAAGAAGACGAAAGCGGCCATGTCGAATTTGCAGGTAAAACGTTTGAAACCGGCAAGTACGGCAGTGTGATTAGTTTGGTGTACGAAGCAATTCTAGACAGTAAATAA
- a CDS encoding serine hydrolase domain-containing protein, translating into MKQNERHQPIVNTSKIDMQISKIMERLHIPGVAVGVIKNGNVVLEQSYGVKNIHSNEPVDAQSLFKIASNTKAFTAAALAILVDEGKLSWDDPVVKHLPDFQLHDPWISAHFSITDLLTHRSGLGLGAGDLMLWPEPSSFSRQEVVHNLRFLKPTGQFRADYAYDNLLYIVAGEVVAAASGQPWEQFIEKRIFAPLGMQHCYAGHVPQAQQALAATPHGMVDNKLATIVRDVDTSKPNVSGAAGGIQCSLEDMLIWAQVQLNQGKTADGKQLFSTTQHQQMWSPKTIMPVSSTDKRHNHSHFSAYGLGWRLNDVDGKLRVHHSGSLAGMYSYVSFFPELDLGIVVLTNQQSSAGRSALMYTLMKPYLGDNETDWLKVFAPKLSPSNNKAVSNYMANNKTAQKAQQLVAVTAGSLNAALGAYRDDWLGDFFLEQKNGRIQLRSKRVVKLVGGLYKGDENDHFLVRWDDRSLEADVYAKLYRDQNNAITFMKLIPVHANIDFSYDFQDLTLYKMIE; encoded by the coding sequence GTGAAGCAAAATGAGCGTCATCAGCCGATCGTAAACACATCAAAAATAGACATGCAGATCAGCAAAATCATGGAGAGGTTACATATTCCAGGTGTGGCGGTTGGCGTGATCAAAAACGGTAACGTGGTGCTCGAGCAAAGCTACGGTGTGAAGAATATTCACAGCAATGAGCCTGTGGATGCACAAAGCCTATTTAAAATTGCTTCAAATACCAAAGCCTTTACCGCGGCCGCGCTAGCGATATTGGTTGATGAGGGCAAACTAAGCTGGGATGACCCAGTGGTAAAGCATCTGCCTGACTTTCAGTTACATGACCCTTGGATAAGCGCCCATTTTAGCATTACGGATTTGCTGACCCATCGAAGCGGCTTAGGCCTAGGGGCAGGAGATTTAATGCTGTGGCCAGAGCCTTCCAGTTTTAGCCGCCAAGAAGTGGTGCATAATCTGCGTTTTCTAAAACCCACAGGGCAGTTTCGCGCTGACTACGCCTATGACAACTTGCTGTATATCGTCGCAGGTGAAGTGGTCGCTGCAGCAAGTGGCCAGCCTTGGGAGCAATTTATTGAAAAACGTATTTTTGCGCCCCTAGGCATGCAGCATTGCTACGCGGGTCATGTTCCTCAAGCGCAGCAAGCATTGGCGGCAACCCCGCATGGCATGGTGGATAATAAACTAGCGACCATAGTGCGTGATGTTGATACCAGTAAACCGAATGTATCAGGCGCCGCTGGTGGTATTCAATGCAGTCTAGAAGACATGCTGATTTGGGCTCAAGTGCAGCTCAATCAAGGTAAAACAGCAGATGGAAAACAACTGTTTTCAACCACCCAGCACCAACAGATGTGGTCGCCAAAAACGATCATGCCGGTTTCAAGTACGGATAAGCGCCATAACCATAGTCACTTTAGTGCCTACGGCTTAGGTTGGCGCTTAAATGACGTAGACGGGAAGTTGCGAGTGCATCACAGTGGCAGCCTGGCGGGTATGTATTCCTACGTAAGTTTCTTTCCAGAACTTGATTTGGGCATAGTGGTGCTGACGAACCAGCAATCCAGTGCGGGGCGAAGTGCACTCATGTATACCTTAATGAAACCCTATTTAGGCGACAACGAAACAGATTGGCTAAAAGTGTTTGCCCCCAAGTTATCGCCGTCAAACAACAAGGCAGTAAGTAACTATATGGCGAATAACAAAACCGCTCAAAAAGCACAGCAACTTGTTGCCGTGACTGCCGGCTCCCTAAATGCAGCGTTAGGTGCTTATCGTGATGATTGGCTTGGGGATTTCTTTTTAGAGCAAAAAAACGGCCGTATTCAGTTACGCTCAAAAAGAGTGGTAAAGCTTGTGGGTGGGTTATACAAAGGTGATGAAAATGACCATTTTTTGGTGCGCTGGGATGACAGAAGCCTAGAGGCAGATGTGTACGCCAAGCTCTACCGTGACCAAAACAATGCCATAACCTTTATGAAGCTTATTCCTGTGCATGCTAATATTGATTTTAGCTATGATTTTCAAGATCTTACTCTGTATAAAATGATTGAGTAA
- a CDS encoding NUDIX hydrolase, protein MAFNDTFRISSHGVIFNETGQVLLLKATYGHCAWGLPGGALEPGETIHQALLRECQEELGVQVEIEYLSGVYFHSAYNSQACIFKVHLGKQAISLSDEHSEYGYFDLNSLSKIQKQRVEQCAAYNGQVVSDAF, encoded by the coding sequence ATGGCGTTTAACGATACATTTCGCATCAGCAGCCATGGCGTTATTTTCAATGAAACAGGACAAGTTTTATTGCTAAAGGCCACTTATGGTCATTGTGCTTGGGGTTTACCCGGTGGTGCTCTTGAGCCTGGTGAAACCATTCATCAAGCTTTGTTGCGAGAGTGCCAAGAAGAATTAGGTGTGCAGGTGGAAATTGAGTACCTTTCTGGAGTGTATTTTCATAGTGCATATAACTCTCAGGCCTGCATTTTTAAAGTTCACTTGGGGAAACAGGCCATAAGTCTAAGTGACGAGCACAGTGAATACGGTTATTTTGATCTTAATTCACTGTCAAAAATACAGAAGCAGCGCGTCGAACAATGCGCCGCGTATAACGGTCAAGTGGTCAGTGATGCGTTTTGA